The Corynebacterium comes genome window below encodes:
- a CDS encoding DEAD/DEAH box helicase produces MPSFLLHGLWMPSGLHLWVEQVSGRRVILPSSAPEEAFPPAARSLLDDRSYRHRLEVELRTPRGRAVKLRIPTAAYAPEQAVSVLNQLSFLLYPGAAATKEQRAAIAPDLMWLIQMNAGLTRFVRAGRVVPKLVFEDGQWWPHWQLASGLGERGWLAEMIAAAPGILTANNRALEEIADHLVHWIAADLLSDLAQSTRPYPWHDFASSLMNSAPLRRGGPGLLRAINDWKDSITAVDLQLVFIVEEPPRDDPASEESGDPDDATWPVRVHVRSGTDAPVPIRAEDLDRSSVEKLRMAQRRAVGVTDLLNPDLRTRSAARQEERNGDWDVHLSTSEIVDFIATAVPKLQSQGFTVMLPKAWSTFETKARLETSEIKDPAVGATQSHFGLEKLVEYNWRMSVGDIELTDEEMDQLVKSKSGLIKLRGEWVMADTSALTRINSYMEQLAETSRKRRRKELEKAAAIAERARALDQPGWEALLADVERRREEFNREVAGPQGLGEVTLAELRQLALESMAEEPVEFTGSTWHTALLGGSETLATKAPQRVDIPDTVHAELREYQHRGVDWLYWMSQNNLGAVLADDMGLGKTLQLLTLLAVEHDRGESAGPTLVVAPTSVVGNWAREAEKFVPSLRVLVHHGSDRLRGKALAARIAESDLVVTSYGIVGRDFGELGEIPWDRVVLDEAQAIKNSATRASRAARSLPSRHRIALTGTPVENRLSEMRSILDFCNPGVLGSTSFFRNHFAKAIEREHDEVMTERLRLLTAPFILRRLKTDPTIIDDLPEKSEVIVTVEMSTEQAALYKALVEDVQKQLEHREGIARRGLVLATITRIKQICNHPAQYLGDGSPVTVKGRHRSGKVEELMRLLREAVETDQRMLIFTQYKAFGDILVPYLSERLGEQVPFLHGGVTKTGRDQMVARFQSGDGPRAMILSLKAGGTGLNLTAASIVVHMDRWWNPAVENQATDRAFRIGQLKDVAVYKMITAGTLEESIQDILDGKTELAGAVIGEGEGWITELGPEQLAQLMSYRGREK; encoded by the coding sequence ATGCCTTCGTTCCTCCTGCACGGTCTCTGGATGCCCTCCGGGTTGCATCTCTGGGTCGAGCAGGTCTCGGGACGCCGGGTGATCCTGCCTTCCTCTGCCCCGGAGGAGGCGTTTCCGCCGGCCGCCCGCTCGCTTCTCGACGACCGCTCCTACCGCCACCGCCTCGAGGTCGAGCTGCGTACCCCGCGGGGCCGTGCCGTGAAACTGCGGATCCCCACCGCCGCGTACGCCCCCGAACAGGCCGTGTCGGTGCTCAACCAGCTGTCCTTCCTCCTGTACCCCGGTGCTGCGGCGACGAAGGAGCAACGTGCGGCCATCGCCCCCGACCTCATGTGGCTGATCCAGATGAACGCCGGGCTGACCCGTTTCGTCCGCGCCGGCCGGGTGGTGCCCAAGCTCGTCTTCGAGGACGGTCAGTGGTGGCCGCACTGGCAGCTGGCCTCCGGGCTGGGGGAGAGGGGCTGGCTCGCCGAGATGATCGCGGCCGCCCCCGGCATCCTCACCGCCAACAACAGGGCGCTGGAGGAGATCGCCGATCACCTCGTGCACTGGATCGCCGCCGACCTGCTCTCCGATCTGGCCCAGTCCACCCGGCCCTACCCGTGGCACGACTTCGCCTCCTCCCTGATGAATTCCGCCCCCTTACGCCGCGGCGGGCCGGGCCTGCTGCGGGCGATCAACGACTGGAAGGACTCGATCACCGCCGTCGATCTCCAACTGGTGTTCATCGTGGAGGAACCCCCGCGCGATGACCCCGCGTCAGAGGAGTCCGGCGACCCGGACGACGCCACCTGGCCTGTGCGGGTGCATGTCCGCTCGGGAACCGACGCCCCCGTGCCGATCAGGGCCGAGGACCTGGATCGATCGAGCGTGGAGAAGCTCCGGATGGCGCAGCGCCGGGCGGTCGGCGTCACCGACCTGCTCAACCCGGACCTGCGCACCCGCAGCGCCGCGCGGCAGGAGGAACGCAACGGCGACTGGGACGTGCACCTGTCGACCAGCGAGATCGTCGATTTCATCGCCACGGCGGTGCCGAAGCTGCAATCCCAGGGCTTCACCGTCATGCTGCCCAAGGCCTGGTCCACCTTCGAGACGAAGGCCCGGCTGGAGACCTCCGAGATCAAGGACCCGGCCGTCGGCGCGACCCAGTCCCATTTCGGGCTGGAGAAGCTCGTCGAATACAACTGGCGGATGTCGGTCGGCGACATCGAGCTCACCGACGAGGAGATGGACCAGCTGGTCAAGTCGAAGTCCGGCCTGATCAAGCTGCGCGGCGAATGGGTCATGGCGGACACCTCCGCGCTGACCAGGATCAACTCCTACATGGAGCAGCTGGCGGAGACGTCGAGGAAGCGGCGTCGGAAAGAACTGGAGAAGGCCGCCGCGATCGCGGAACGGGCCCGCGCCCTGGACCAGCCCGGTTGGGAGGCGCTCCTCGCCGACGTGGAGCGCCGGCGCGAGGAGTTCAACCGCGAGGTGGCCGGCCCGCAGGGCCTGGGTGAGGTGACCCTGGCGGAACTGCGCCAGCTGGCGCTGGAGTCGATGGCGGAGGAACCCGTCGAGTTCACCGGTTCGACCTGGCACACGGCGCTGCTCGGCGGTTCGGAGACACTGGCCACGAAGGCCCCGCAGCGGGTGGACATCCCCGACACCGTCCACGCCGAGCTCCGCGAATACCAGCATCGCGGCGTGGACTGGCTGTACTGGATGTCGCAGAACAATCTCGGGGCGGTGCTCGCCGACGACATGGGCCTGGGCAAGACCCTCCAGCTGCTCACCCTGCTCGCGGTCGAACACGACCGGGGAGAGTCGGCAGGACCCACCCTCGTGGTGGCCCCGACCTCGGTGGTGGGCAACTGGGCCCGCGAGGCCGAGAAGTTCGTGCCCTCGCTGCGCGTGCTCGTCCACCACGGCTCGGACCGGCTCCGCGGGAAGGCGCTGGCCGCCCGGATCGCGGAATCGGATCTGGTGGTCACCAGCTACGGCATCGTCGGCCGTGACTTCGGCGAGCTGGGGGAGATCCCCTGGGACCGGGTGGTCCTCGATGAGGCGCAGGCCATCAAGAACTCCGCCACCCGCGCCTCCCGCGCCGCGCGGTCCCTGCCCAGCCGGCACCGCATCGCGCTGACGGGCACCCCGGTGGAGAACCGCCTGTCGGAGATGCGCTCCATCCTCGACTTCTGCAACCCCGGTGTGCTCGGCTCGACGAGCTTCTTCCGCAACCACTTCGCCAAGGCCATCGAGCGCGAGCATGACGAGGTGATGACCGAGCGGCTGCGCCTGCTCACCGCGCCCTTCATCCTGCGGCGCCTGAAGACGGATCCCACGATCATCGACGATCTTCCGGAGAAGAGCGAGGTGATCGTCACCGTCGAGATGTCCACGGAGCAGGCCGCCCTGTACAAGGCGCTGGTGGAGGACGTGCAGAAACAACTCGAGCATCGCGAGGGCATCGCGCGCCGCGGTCTGGTCCTGGCGACCATCACCCGCATCAAGCAGATCTGCAACCATCCGGCCCAGTACCTCGGCGACGGCTCACCCGTCACAGTCAAGGGCAGGCACCGTTCCGGCAAGGTGGAGGAGCTCATGCGGCTCCTCCGCGAGGCGGTGGAAACCGACCAGCGCATGCTCATCTTCACCCAGTACAAGGCCTTCGGCGACATCCTCGTGCCCTACCTCTCCGAACGCCTCGGCGAGCAGGTGCCTTTCCTCCACGGCGGGGTGACCAAAACCGGCCGCGACCAGATGGTCGCCCGTTTCCAGTCCGGCGACGGCCCGCGCGCCATGATCCTCTCCCTCAAGGCCGGCGGCACGGGCCTGAACCTGACCGCCGCCAGCATCGTCGTCCACATGGACCGTTGGTGGAACCCGGCCGTGGAGAACCAGGCCACCGACCGGGCGTTCCGCATCGGCCAGCTGAAGGACGTGGCGGTGTACAAGATGATCACCGCCGGTACGCTGGAGGAATCCATCCAGGACATCCTCGACGGCAAAACCGAACTGGCCGGCGCCGTCATCGGCGAGGGCGAGGGCTGGATCACCGAACTGGGTCCCGAGCAGCTGGCCCAGCTGATGAGCTACCGCGGAAGGGAGAAGTAG
- a CDS encoding amino acid permease, with the protein MKARHIHFIALGSAIGTGLFYGSAGAIQAAGPSVLLVYLLGGAVVYFMLRALGEMAVRMPVTGSFAEYTRAHLGGWAGYITGWMFAFEMMIVCLADLTAIAIYMRFWFPDTQQWVWVAGTLLIVGAANLASVRSFGELEFVFTIIKVGAVVAMIIGGAAILTFGLGDSAQNVGLDNLWNDGGFLPNGVEGMIAAFILVLFAFGGTEIIGVAGVEAEDPERAIPRAVNTVPARILLFYVGAILVILALNPWRTITGEESPFVQIFDTLGVNWAAALLNAVVITAALSAINADLFGAGRVLTGLAKQNLAPRAMARTLRGVPVMTTAILLLTLVLGTILNAMLPDRVFEIVASLATFATIYVWLMILLAQVASRRHMSPVEVTELKFPVPFWPYGQYFAIAFIIFTFGIMLWLDQYHLALGVGVGFLVLMTALYYVTGRPKVQGVAV; encoded by the coding sequence CTGAAGGCCCGGCACATCCACTTCATCGCGCTGGGATCCGCGATCGGCACGGGCCTGTTCTACGGCTCGGCCGGCGCGATCCAGGCGGCCGGCCCCTCCGTGCTTCTGGTGTACCTGCTCGGCGGCGCGGTGGTGTACTTCATGCTCCGCGCGCTCGGCGAAATGGCCGTGCGCATGCCGGTGACAGGTTCCTTCGCCGAGTACACCCGGGCGCATCTCGGCGGCTGGGCCGGCTACATCACGGGCTGGATGTTCGCCTTCGAGATGATGATCGTCTGCCTCGCCGACCTCACCGCCATCGCCATCTACATGCGCTTCTGGTTCCCGGACACCCAGCAGTGGGTGTGGGTGGCGGGGACGCTGCTCATCGTCGGCGCCGCGAACCTGGCCAGCGTGCGCAGCTTCGGTGAGCTGGAGTTCGTGTTCACCATCATCAAGGTCGGGGCGGTCGTGGCCATGATCATCGGCGGTGCGGCCATCCTCACCTTCGGGCTCGGTGACTCCGCCCAGAACGTCGGCCTGGACAACCTCTGGAACGACGGCGGCTTCCTCCCCAACGGCGTCGAGGGCATGATCGCCGCCTTCATCCTGGTGCTCTTCGCCTTCGGCGGCACCGAGATCATCGGCGTGGCCGGCGTCGAGGCCGAGGACCCGGAGCGCGCCATCCCGCGTGCCGTGAACACCGTCCCCGCCCGCATCCTGCTCTTCTACGTCGGCGCGATCCTGGTCATCCTGGCACTGAACCCGTGGCGCACCATCACCGGCGAGGAGTCCCCCTTCGTCCAGATCTTCGACACCCTCGGCGTCAACTGGGCGGCCGCGCTGCTCAACGCCGTGGTCATCACCGCGGCGCTGTCCGCCATCAACGCCGACCTCTTCGGCGCCGGCCGCGTGCTCACCGGCCTGGCCAAGCAGAACCTCGCGCCGCGCGCCATGGCCCGCACCCTCCGCGGCGTTCCCGTGATGACCACCGCCATCCTGCTGCTCACCCTCGTTCTGGGCACGATCCTCAACGCGATGCTGCCTGACCGGGTCTTCGAGATCGTGGCCTCGCTGGCCACCTTCGCCACCATCTACGTGTGGCTGATGATCCTGCTGGCGCAGGTCGCTTCCCGACGCCACATGAGTCCGGTGGAAGTGACCGAGCTGAAGTTCCCGGTCCCCTTCTGGCCCTACGGCCAGTACTTCGCCATCGCCTTCATCATCTTCACCTTCGGCATCATGCTCTGGCTCGACCAGTACCACCTCGCCCTCGGCGTCGGCGTCGGCTTCCTCGTGCTGATGACGGCGCTCTACTACGTGACGGGCAGGCCGAAGGTGCAGGGGGTGGCTGTCTAA
- a CDS encoding DUF2269 domain-containing protein has protein sequence MTTILIALHVLAAVLFIGPVTFAVSTFHVQAMKARGGDARAAGAAKILHKLSSTYGVLAAVVPLLGVTIMFTNSAYWSQGQFHIALPLAVVAWIILLVLIIPRQKKMMGALGLLDAADHDPEADTVADWDKARKQLSMFGGIFSLLWLIMFVLMYV, from the coding sequence ATGACCACGATCCTGATCGCCCTGCACGTCCTGGCGGCCGTACTCTTCATCGGCCCCGTGACCTTCGCCGTCTCCACCTTCCATGTCCAGGCGATGAAGGCCCGTGGAGGTGACGCCCGTGCCGCCGGCGCCGCGAAGATCCTGCACAAGCTGTCGAGCACCTACGGTGTGCTTGCTGCGGTCGTCCCGCTGCTGGGCGTGACCATCATGTTCACCAACTCGGCCTACTGGAGCCAGGGACAGTTCCACATCGCCCTGCCCCTCGCGGTCGTCGCGTGGATCATCCTCCTGGTGCTGATCATCCCGCGCCAGAAGAAGATGATGGGTGCGCTCGGGCTTCTCGACGCCGCCGATCACGACCCCGAGGCCGACACCGTCGCCGACTGGGACAAGGCCCGCAAGCAGCTGTCCATGTTCGGCGGCATCTTCTCCCTGCTCTGGCTGATCATGTTCGTCCTCATGTACGTCTAG
- a CDS encoding DEAD/DEAH box helicase, with translation MSNSDIATGGANEPDDMNLSESQNNPQGEAAQAASASTGPLTVEDLIDPDVPAQADQDTRDADTSEAADSRTDNQVQDSAENDNTAEADKNEASEEKGEGNGFDNLGLPDAVLRAVKKVGYETPSAIQAQTIPVLMEGNDVVGLAQTGTGKTAAFALPVLARIDIEDRSPQALVLAPTRELALQVADSFQSFADHLGKISVLPIYGGQAYGIQLSGLRRGAQIIVGTPGRVIDHLEKGTLDISRLRFLVLDEADEMLNMGFQEDVERILRDTPSEKQVALFSATMPNGIRRISKQYLNDPHEITVKTETRTSTNITQRFLNVAHRNKLDAITRILEVTEFDAMIVFVRTRHETEEIAEKLRARGFSAAAINGDIAQAQRERTIDQLKDGRLDILVATDVAARGLDVDRISHVFNFDIPNDTESYVHRIGRTGRAGRSGEAILFVTPRERRMVRAIERATNAPLTEMELPSVDDVNEARKAKFADTITEALESQQLDVFRKLIKRYAEEKDVPLEDVAAALAAQAQAGSDFLMKDLPPERRRERTDRDDRGSRDRDRGERREGGRFEDRGERRERAPRSDRDGDFTTYRLAVGKRQNVRPGAIVGALANEGGLSSKDFGRITIATDHTLVELPKDMDPSVLGRLSATRISGQLINIEADSGAVHPPRGGGDRGGDRGGFRGGDRGGYRGGRDDRGGDRGGDRGGFRGARDDRGGFRGGRDDRGGDRGGRSGGWRD, from the coding sequence ATGAGCAACAGTGATATCGCTACCGGCGGCGCAAACGAGCCGGATGACATGAATCTGTCGGAATCACAGAACAACCCGCAGGGTGAAGCAGCGCAGGCTGCATCCGCCTCCACCGGGCCGCTGACAGTCGAGGATCTGATTGATCCCGACGTCCCGGCTCAGGCGGATCAGGACACCAGGGACGCGGATACTTCTGAGGCTGCCGACTCCAGGACCGACAACCAGGTCCAGGACAGCGCTGAAAATGACAACACTGCAGAAGCAGACAAGAACGAAGCCTCAGAGGAGAAGGGTGAGGGCAACGGGTTCGACAACCTGGGCCTCCCCGACGCAGTCCTCCGTGCGGTGAAGAAGGTGGGTTACGAAACCCCCTCCGCAATTCAGGCTCAGACCATTCCCGTCCTCATGGAGGGCAACGATGTGGTCGGTCTCGCACAGACCGGCACCGGCAAGACGGCTGCGTTCGCGCTGCCGGTCCTGGCCCGCATCGACATCGAGGACCGTTCGCCGCAGGCGCTGGTCCTCGCACCGACCCGAGAGCTCGCGCTCCAGGTCGCCGATTCCTTCCAGTCCTTCGCGGATCACCTGGGCAAGATCAGCGTCCTGCCGATCTACGGTGGCCAGGCCTACGGCATTCAGCTGTCCGGTCTGCGTCGCGGCGCCCAGATCATCGTGGGTACCCCGGGTCGTGTCATCGACCACCTGGAGAAGGGCACCCTCGACATCTCCCGTCTGCGTTTCCTCGTCCTCGACGAGGCCGACGAGATGCTCAACATGGGCTTCCAGGAGGATGTCGAGCGCATCCTGCGGGACACCCCGAGCGAGAAGCAGGTCGCACTGTTCTCGGCGACGATGCCCAACGGCATCCGTCGCATCTCCAAGCAGTACCTGAATGACCCGCACGAGATCACGGTCAAGACCGAGACCCGGACCAGCACCAACATCACGCAGCGCTTCCTCAACGTCGCGCACCGCAACAAGCTGGACGCGATCACCCGCATCCTCGAGGTCACCGAGTTCGACGCCATGATCGTGTTCGTGCGTACGCGCCACGAGACCGAGGAGATCGCCGAGAAGCTGCGCGCCCGTGGATTCTCCGCGGCCGCCATCAACGGTGACATCGCCCAGGCACAGCGTGAGCGCACGATCGATCAGCTCAAGGACGGTCGCCTGGACATCCTGGTCGCCACCGACGTCGCCGCCCGCGGCCTTGACGTCGATCGCATCAGCCACGTGTTCAACTTCGACATCCCGAATGACACCGAGTCCTACGTCCACCGCATCGGCCGCACCGGCCGTGCAGGCCGTTCCGGCGAGGCGATCCTCTTCGTCACCCCGCGTGAGCGCCGCATGGTGCGTGCCATCGAGCGCGCCACCAACGCACCGCTCACCGAGATGGAGCTGCCTTCCGTGGACGACGTCAACGAGGCCCGCAAGGCCAAGTTCGCCGACACCATCACCGAGGCTCTTGAGTCCCAGCAGCTGGACGTGTTCCGCAAGCTGATCAAGCGTTACGCCGAGGAGAAGGATGTCCCGCTGGAGGACGTCGCCGCAGCCCTGGCTGCACAGGCCCAGGCCGGCTCCGACTTCCTGATGAAGGACCTGCCGCCGGAGCGTCGCCGCGAGCGTACCGACCGCGACGACCGTGGCAGCCGTGACCGCGATCGCGGTGAGCGCCGTGAAGGTGGTCGCTTCGAGGACCGGGGCGAGCGCCGTGAGCGTGCCCCCCGTTCCGACCGTGACGGTGACTTCACCACCTACCGCCTTGCGGTGGGCAAGCGTCAGAACGTCCGCCCGGGTGCCATCGTCGGCGCCCTGGCCAACGAGGGTGGCCTGTCCAGCAAGGACTTCGGCCGCATCACCATCGCCACCGACCACACCCTGGTCGAGCTGCCCAAGGACATGGATCCCTCCGTCCTCGGCCGTCTGTCCGCAACCCGGATCTCCGGTCAGCTCATCAACATCGAGGCCGACTCCGGTGCCGTCCATCCCCCTCGTGGTGGTGGCGACCGTGGCGGTGACCGTGGCGGTTTCCGCGGCGGCGATCGTGGTGGATACCGCGGCGGCCGTGATGACCGCGGTGGCGACCGTGGCGGTGACCGTGGTGGTTTCCGCGGCGCCCGTGATGATCGTGGTGGTTTCCGCGGCGGCCGTGATGACCGCGGTGGCGACCGTGGCGGCCGCTCCGGCGGCTGGCGCGACTAG
- a CDS encoding HNH endonuclease family protein, translated as MRPFRIYLLLLICVTVILVLPSPQREDPALPTLDALLPHVEEVPQRPRVLGYDRDMFGPGWAPSAGCTVREATLADAGGVLHDCRVTAGTGTDPYTGDVLDLRGEVEIDHIFPLSAAWDLGAYGWERERREAFANDPLNLAATSRTANREKSDHLPTGWQPTERGSRCWYARRLALVAATHELPLPAGDIRAMRKACRMSIFPRDWLGWSMVLRP; from the coding sequence GTGAGGCCTTTCCGTATCTACCTGCTGCTGCTCATCTGCGTCACCGTGATTCTGGTCCTCCCCTCCCCGCAACGCGAGGATCCGGCGCTGCCGACGCTCGACGCCCTGCTCCCCCACGTCGAGGAGGTGCCGCAGCGCCCACGCGTGCTGGGCTATGACCGGGACATGTTCGGCCCCGGGTGGGCGCCGAGCGCCGGGTGCACCGTCCGCGAGGCCACGCTTGCCGACGCCGGCGGCGTCCTCCACGACTGCCGCGTCACCGCCGGCACCGGCACCGACCCCTACACCGGCGACGTGCTGGATCTGAGGGGGGAGGTCGAGATCGACCACATCTTCCCGCTCTCCGCGGCGTGGGACCTGGGGGCGTACGGGTGGGAGCGGGAACGCCGGGAAGCATTCGCCAACGACCCGCTCAACCTCGCGGCCACCTCGCGCACCGCCAACCGGGAGAAATCCGACCATCTGCCCACCGGCTGGCAGCCTACGGAGCGGGGCTCACGCTGCTGGTACGCGCGTCGATTGGCGCTCGTCGCCGCGACCCACGAGCTGCCGCTGCCGGCCGGGGACATCCGGGCGATGCGGAAGGCCTGCAGAATGAGCATCTTCCCCAGGGACTGGTTAGGGTGGTCGATGGTACTTCGACCCTGA
- a CDS encoding SWIM zinc finger family protein, which translates to MPRRPSDDNVIYANFGAKTRVSGPEEIAASTTRRRSSMSRAAEMLIDVATSRADRGRLTRGRQYAEAGHVISLEIRNGRAHAQVAGSQNEPFSVTVQLPYRSTDDLAVVSAELARTPNGMRQARRGEMSEKLLHVLLTDDVHDVRLICDCPDPAPVCKHEVAVLEKLAAKIDADPMALFSFRGLDLSALEHAVMAQARDASREAEIDPELFWTGRTLPDLPSPRVSPALDDSDLDLLHKAMRAISYTNVDQLRAVSDIEDLYDHLCRDTVLDNES; encoded by the coding sequence ATGCCCCGACGCCCCAGCGACGACAACGTCATCTACGCCAACTTCGGCGCGAAGACCCGCGTCAGCGGCCCGGAGGAGATCGCTGCGTCGACCACGCGGCGCCGCTCGTCGATGTCCCGCGCCGCGGAGATGCTCATCGACGTCGCCACCTCCCGCGCCGACCGCGGCCGCCTCACCCGGGGGCGCCAGTACGCGGAGGCCGGCCACGTCATCTCCCTGGAGATCCGCAACGGCCGGGCGCACGCCCAGGTCGCCGGCTCCCAGAACGAGCCCTTCTCCGTCACCGTCCAACTGCCCTACCGTTCCACCGACGATCTCGCGGTGGTCTCCGCGGAACTGGCACGCACCCCCAACGGCATGCGGCAGGCGCGCCGCGGCGAGATGTCCGAGAAACTGCTGCACGTCCTGCTCACCGACGACGTCCATGACGTCCGGCTCATCTGCGACTGCCCCGATCCCGCACCCGTGTGCAAGCACGAGGTCGCGGTGCTGGAGAAGCTCGCCGCGAAGATCGACGCCGACCCGATGGCCCTGTTCAGCTTCCGCGGGCTGGACCTTTCCGCCCTGGAACATGCCGTCATGGCGCAGGCCAGGGACGCCTCCCGGGAGGCCGAGATCGATCCCGAACTGTTCTGGACGGGACGCACGCTTCCTGACCTCCCCTCACCGCGGGTGTCCCCGGCCCTGGATGACTCCGACCTGGATCTCCTGCACAAGGCCATGCGCGCGATCTCGTACACGAACGTCGACCAGCTGCGGGCGGTCTCTGACATCGAAGACCTGTACGACCACCTGTGTCGGGACACCGTGCTAGACAATGAGTCATGA
- the putP gene encoding sodium/proline symporter PutP gives MSETTWFIIAIVLYMALMLAIGYWSYTKTDKYDDYVLADRGLSPFVAAMSAGASDMSGWLLMGLPGALFVTGLSELWIAVGLLLGAWANWKWVAPRLRSYTEVANNSITLPSFFENRLRDRSRALRIISALIIIFFFTFYVSSGMVAGGRYFEATFGGEYLNGLLIVAAVTVAYTFIGGFLAVSYTDAVQGMIMFASLIIVPTMALIALDNPSDIWTWAASNDYGPYTDGVGNPTYFDMIAGVSVAAIIGNLAWGLGYFGQPHILVRFMALRSPAEAKQGRWIGVSWMFLCIAGATFTALIGTVFFSQNPDISVTDRFAFETIFLDMGRILFHPLIAGLVLTAVLAAIMSTMSSQLLVVSSSLVEDLYRIVAKRLPSENVLINLSRTAVIAVAVIGGVLAVNPSDSILGLVGFAWAGFGSAFGPLVLASLYWKRLNAPGAIAGMITGAVVVFAWGNLGGSDIIYEMVPGFISATVVMIVVTLLTTPPKEEVSAEFDQATHLSRVFEEEKDVDIETAAAQVKGSGA, from the coding sequence GTGTCAGAGACAACCTGGTTCATCATCGCCATCGTGCTGTACATGGCCTTGATGCTGGCCATCGGCTACTGGAGCTACACCAAGACCGACAAGTACGACGACTACGTCCTCGCCGACCGCGGGCTCAGCCCCTTCGTGGCGGCGATGTCCGCCGGCGCCTCGGACATGTCCGGGTGGCTGCTCATGGGCCTGCCGGGCGCGCTGTTCGTCACCGGCCTCTCCGAGCTCTGGATCGCCGTGGGCCTGCTGCTCGGCGCGTGGGCCAACTGGAAGTGGGTGGCGCCGAGGTTGCGCTCCTACACCGAGGTGGCCAACAACTCGATCACGCTGCCCAGCTTCTTCGAGAACCGGCTGCGCGACCGCTCGCGCGCGCTGCGGATCATCTCCGCGCTGATCATCATCTTCTTCTTCACCTTCTACGTCTCCTCCGGCATGGTCGCCGGCGGCCGCTACTTCGAGGCCACCTTCGGCGGCGAGTACCTCAACGGCCTGCTCATCGTCGCGGCCGTCACCGTCGCCTACACCTTCATCGGCGGGTTCCTGGCCGTGTCCTACACCGACGCGGTGCAGGGCATGATCATGTTCGCCTCCTTGATCATCGTGCCCACGATGGCGCTGATCGCCCTGGACAACCCCTCCGACATCTGGACCTGGGCCGCCAGCAACGACTACGGCCCGTACACCGACGGCGTGGGTAACCCGACCTACTTCGACATGATCGCGGGCGTCTCCGTGGCCGCGATCATCGGCAACCTGGCCTGGGGCCTGGGTTACTTCGGCCAGCCGCACATCCTGGTGCGCTTCATGGCGCTGCGCAGCCCCGCCGAAGCGAAACAGGGCCGCTGGATCGGCGTCAGCTGGATGTTCCTGTGCATCGCCGGCGCGACTTTCACCGCCCTGATCGGCACCGTCTTCTTCTCCCAGAACCCGGACATCTCCGTCACCGACCGGTTCGCCTTCGAGACGATCTTCCTCGACATGGGCCGCATCCTCTTCCACCCGCTGATCGCCGGCCTGGTGCTCACCGCGGTGCTCGCGGCGATCATGTCCACGATGTCCTCCCAGCTGCTGGTCGTGTCCTCCTCCCTCGTCGAGGACCTGTACAGGATCGTGGCCAAGCGTCTGCCCAGTGAGAACGTGCTGATCAACCTGTCGCGCACCGCCGTCATCGCGGTCGCCGTCATCGGCGGTGTCCTCGCGGTCAACCCCTCCGACAGCATCCTGGGACTGGTCGGCTTCGCCTGGGCCGGTTTCGGCTCCGCCTTCGGCCCGCTCGTCCTGGCCTCGCTGTACTGGAAGCGCCTCAACGCCCCCGGCGCCATCGCCGGCATGATCACCGGTGCCGTCGTCGTGTTCGCCTGGGGCAACCTCGGCGGCTCCGACATCATCTACGAGATGGTCCCGGGCTTCATCTCCGCGACCGTGGTCATGATCGTGGTGACCCTGCTGACCACCCCGCCGAAGGAGGAGGTCAGCGCCGAGTTCGATCAGGCCACCCACCTGTCCCGGGTCTTCGAGGAGGAGAAGGACGTGGACATCGAGACCGCCGCCGCGCAGGTCAAGGGCAGCGGGGCCTGA